GCGGCAGGTGGCTGAACAGCGACAGCACGAACACCACGTCGTACTGCTGGTCCCACACCAGACTCTCCGGTACGGTGGACGACAGCACGCTCCGCACGCCGAAGGTGCGCTGCGCGAACGCCATGGCGTCCGGCACGACGTCGGACACCGTCACCCGGTCCGCGCCTAGGGCCTTCACCAGGTGCCGCGTGAAGCGGCCGTGCCCGCTCGCGAATTCCATGAACCGCGGAGTCTTGAGCAAAGGCCGGTCCACCGCTTCCAGCAGCGTCATCAGCTCGGACAGCGTGCGCCAGCCGTCCGCGAGATAGTCCCGCAGGGGGTTGGTGCTGGAGGGATGGCCCTCGAAGAAACGGAAGATGTCGTCGGCGCGCGCGATCTCGCAATTCAGCCCCATCATCTGGGAGAAGGCGCCCGGCAACGTGTGCTGCTCGATGAGCTGGTGGGCGGTGAGGCGCGTTTCGCGGTCCTGCAAGGCATGGCGCAGAGCCTCTGCGGCCAGGACGCGCTCGTCGCGTTCGAGGTGCTGGATTCCGAGGGCCAGCCAGTCGGAGGCCTTTTGAGGAGGGGCGGTCAGATCGTTCATGGGGTCAAGGGCCGGTGGAAGATCATGCCGAAAGGCGGAAAACCGTCATTGGCAAAAAATGGCTCCAGCGCATATTCTACTAGGGCATTAAGCTATCAAAAATATAGCACATCATTAAAGGGATATCCCAGCCGTCCACGGCGGCAGAACGCAAGCGCCCTGCAGTGGGCCGGCCGGCATGCTCACCCCCAGTGGTGCGGCAATTTCACCAGCCCCGGCATGAGGGTCGGTGCGGCCCAGTTGAAGTTCAGGAACTGGAACCACTCGTCGTACACCACCAGGCCGCTCTCGTCGAAGAGGAAGGCACTGATCACGTAGTCCCCGCTGTGCAGCGGCAGGCCGGGAAACGTCAGCACCGAGCGCCACAGGCCATCGCCCAGCGACACGGGCGCCGCGCCCTCTTCGTGGGTGGCCAGCGACGTGATGCCGACCCCTTTGGACTGCTCGATCATGAAGCCGACATTGGGCCGCTCACTCCCCCGGCCGCGCACGGTGATGTGGGCGATCAGGTCTTTGCCGGACAGCCGGCCGTAGCCGCCGTCCTGCGGCTCACTCAGGTTCTGGATCTCCACCGAGAGAATGCGGGCGGAGCCATCGTCGCGGGCCGGGGCATTGCCATTGCGCTGCCGGCGGCCGGCGGCGGAAGCCGCCTCGGCGCCCGCAGCCTCGGAGGCGGCTTCGCCGTCGTCCAGCGGAGCGCCGTTGTCGGGCGCGGGTGCATCGCTGGCGCCCTCCTGCCCCGCTGCCGCGTGGTGCTGGCTCTCTGCATTGCGCAGGCGGGAGTGCACGTCATAGGCGCCCAGCACGGGCTCCGTCAGGCCGAACTGCTTGACGCGCCCCCCGTCCAGCCAAAGCGCCAGATCGCACAGATGGCGGATGTGGTACGGGCTGTGCGAGCAGAACAGGATCGTGCAGCCGGCATTGCGGAACGCCATGATGCGGTCCACGCATTTCTTCTGGAAATGCTGATCGCCCACCGCCAGGGCTTCGTCGATGATCAGCACGTCGGGCTGCACCGCGGTCACGAGTGCGAAGGCCAGCCGGACCGACATGCCCGAAGAGTAGGTCTTGACCGGCCGATCCAGCGCCTCGCCCAGCTCGCAGAATTCGACGATCTCCGGCTCCAGTCGCTCCATCTCTTCGCGGTCGATACCGATCAGGCTGCCGCCGAAGTACAGGTTGTCGCGACCGCTGAAGTCGGGGTGGAAACCCGCGCCCAACTCCAGAATGGCAGTGACCCGGCCCACCCGCTCGATCGAGCCCGTGGAGGGCTGCAGCGTGCCGGCCAGCAGCTTGAGCAGCGAGCTCTTGCCTGCGCCGTTGTCGCCGATGACGCCGATGCACTGGCCACGCTGCAGCTCGAAGGACACGCCTTTCAAGGCCCAATGGCTGCGGTGCGCCGATCGCCCGGTGATCAAGGACTTGAGCCGCTGGCGGGGAGAGGCGTAGAGCTTGTACTCCTTGCCCACGTCCTGCACTTTCAGAACGGTCTCAGAGGTGCGTTCGATCATCGTCATAGCCAGTCCACCAACTGATCACGGCTGCGTTTGACCAACGTGTTCAAAGCCAGCGCCAGGACGACGAGCCAGACCACGCCCGCCACCCAGACACCCATCGGCGGCCAATTGCCTTGCAGCAGCACTTGCTGGTAGCCGATCACCAGGGCCGTCATGGGATTGAGCCAAAGGACCCAGCGCCAGTTGGCCGGGAACATCGTCAGGGGGAAAAGAATGGGCGTGAGGTAGATCCCCACGGACAGCAGGAAGCCGACGATCTGAACGGTGTCTCTCAGCGCCGCCGCCAGGATGGCCAGCAGGTGACCCAGCAGCACGCAAAGGACCAGTTGCAGGGCCATGAGAGGCACCATGGCCAGCATGGCAGGGCGGAACCCGTGCAGCGGCGTGTACACCAGCGCCACGAGACACAGAAGCGGCCCGAAAATCACCGCGCTCGCCAGCACCGAACGGGTGGTGAAGAGCACCGGGGGCAGCGGGTTTTTCTGCAGCATGCTGCCCGCCTCGATGAGGCTGTTCATGCCACGCGACACAGCATCGCAGAAAGCCATCCAGGGCAGCGCACCCACGACCAGGAACGTGCCCACGGCATGTGTCGGCGCGCCTTCTCCCAAACGCATGGAAAAGACCACGTCGAAGACAAGATAGTAGGCAGCCACCGTCAGCAGGGGCTGAAGATAGGGCCACAACACGCCGACAGCGGTGCCTGCGTGGCGCGCGGCCACCTCGCGTTGCACCAGAACCCACACCAGAGAGCGCGCACTCCAGATCGCGCGCCATTCATTCCACAAAGTTTGCATGCAGCTTGTTCAGAGGATGGCAGTCGGCCCACCAGAAATAAAAGAAGCAAGTACCCGAAAGGGCACTTGCTTCACCTCCACCAACGTGAAGCTTCAGGGAGCGATCTTAGCGGGCGGAATTTTCGCCGCGTAAGACTGGGAGTAAGAAGCGATGGCGGAGGCATCGATCTTTGCTTCTTTCTGCATCTTCTGCGCTTCGGCAACACGTGCTTCTTGGCGAATGTTGTTGCGCACTTCGTTCATCAACTCTTCGCGAACTTCGCTGAATGCCCGGGTGCGCGCAGGAATGCGTTCTTCGAGCTTGAGGATGTGAAACCCGAACTGGGTCTCGACGACATCGCTGAGCTGACCAGGCTTGGTCAACGCAAAAGCGGCTTCATCGAATTGTGGTGCCATGCGGCCACGTTCGAAGGCGCCCAAGTCTCCGCCCTTTTCGGCAGAGCCCTTGTCTGCGGAACGCTCTTGGGCCAGCTTGGCGAAGTCTGTACCGGCTTTGAGTTCCTGCATGATCTTTTCGATCTGTGCGCGAGAATTCGCGTCGGAACCCTCGACAAGAATGTGCCTCACACGAACTTGTTCCGGCACCTTGAAACGCTCAGGCTTGGCCTTGTAGATGTCTCGCGCCATGCCTTCAGCGGCGACATCGTTCGGCGTGCTTTGCTTGTCGATTTTTGCGATGTAAGCATCTGACAGCACTTTGTCCCGTGCAATCTTCAGGGCTGCTGCAACCTCTGGGTCCTTCTCCACCCCTTCCGTTTCGGCCCGTGCGGCCATCACCCGGCGTGCGTAAAGATTAGAGGCAATCTGCGTGACGGTCTGCGGACGTGCCAGAACGGTGTCGCGCATCTCGGGAGGCATGCGAAGAGAGTCCGCTTGAATGTCCAGCGTATCGATCGCGACTTTCGGCCCCTGAATCAACACCGGAGCTTGGGCGTGGACCGAAAGAGCGGTTGCGGAAAGTGCTGCCAAAGCAAGCAGGCGATAGGTTGAGCGAATCATGTGCAAATCCAACACTCCATCAAAAAAGCATTAAAAAAAAAGGCGGGGTTACCCCCGCCTTTTTTGGTTCACATTACTGTGAAAAGTGCCGCACGAATTACGGAGTAACCGTAGGGAACGTGAAGCGGTGGGGCCACGTGATACCGTAGGTACCGGACGTGCCAGCCGCAGCGCTGGGGTTCGACAGCTTGATGAACGAAGCGCCCAGGATTGGCAGACCCAGGGATTGGCCAGCCACCACGTTAGGCACATCCACGCGGCTCCAGCCGTTGGTGAACGAACCGCTCGACAGATCTTGAC
This region of Acidovorax sp. GBBC 1281 genomic DNA includes:
- a CDS encoding class I SAM-dependent methyltransferase, translated to MNDLTAPPQKASDWLALGIQHLERDERVLAAEALRHALQDRETRLTAHQLIEQHTLPGAFSQMMGLNCEIARADDIFRFFEGHPSSTNPLRDYLADGWRTLSELMTLLEAVDRPLLKTPRFMEFASGHGRFTRHLVKALGADRVTVSDVVPDAMAFAQRTFGVRSVLSSTVPESLVWDQQYDVVFVLSLFSHLPRRTWARWLQCLYDGVAPGGVLVFSTHGLKAAAHDSVALDEDGFFFAPSSESQAIDVQEYGTAFTSEDFVVARIAETVGADKLVHRSLVHFWNHQDAYVLAKP
- a CDS encoding ABC transporter ATP-binding protein, encoding MTMIERTSETVLKVQDVGKEYKLYASPRQRLKSLITGRSAHRSHWALKGVSFELQRGQCIGVIGDNGAGKSSLLKLLAGTLQPSTGSIERVGRVTAILELGAGFHPDFSGRDNLYFGGSLIGIDREEMERLEPEIVEFCELGEALDRPVKTYSSGMSVRLAFALVTAVQPDVLIIDEALAVGDQHFQKKCVDRIMAFRNAGCTILFCSHSPYHIRHLCDLALWLDGGRVKQFGLTEPVLGAYDVHSRLRNAESQHHAAAGQEGASDAPAPDNGAPLDDGEAASEAAGAEAASAAGRRQRNGNAPARDDGSARILSVEIQNLSEPQDGGYGRLSGKDLIAHITVRGRGSERPNVGFMIEQSKGVGITSLATHEEGAAPVSLGDGLWRSVLTFPGLPLHSGDYVISAFLFDESGLVVYDEWFQFLNFNWAAPTLMPGLVKLPHHWG
- a CDS encoding ABC transporter permease, which encodes MQTLWNEWRAIWSARSLVWVLVQREVAARHAGTAVGVLWPYLQPLLTVAAYYLVFDVVFSMRLGEGAPTHAVGTFLVVGALPWMAFCDAVSRGMNSLIEAGSMLQKNPLPPVLFTTRSVLASAVIFGPLLCLVALVYTPLHGFRPAMLAMVPLMALQLVLCVLLGHLLAILAAALRDTVQIVGFLLSVGIYLTPILFPLTMFPANWRWVLWLNPMTALVIGYQQVLLQGNWPPMGVWVAGVVWLVVLALALNTLVKRSRDQLVDWL
- a CDS encoding peptidylprolyl isomerase, which encodes MIRSTYRLLALAALSATALSVHAQAPVLIQGPKVAIDTLDIQADSLRMPPEMRDTVLARPQTVTQIASNLYARRVMAARAETEGVEKDPEVAAALKIARDKVLSDAYIAKIDKQSTPNDVAAEGMARDIYKAKPERFKVPEQVRVRHILVEGSDANSRAQIEKIMQELKAGTDFAKLAQERSADKGSAEKGGDLGAFERGRMAPQFDEAAFALTKPGQLSDVVETQFGFHILKLEERIPARTRAFSEVREELMNEVRNNIRQEARVAEAQKMQKEAKIDASAIASYSQSYAAKIPPAKIAP